Proteins found in one Anopheles aquasalis chromosome 3, idAnoAquaMG_Q_19, whole genome shotgun sequence genomic segment:
- the LOC126578302 gene encoding collagenase-like produces the protein MKLSAVLLLFAAVVLGTTYSVPVDPQTIDWSTVRQLHQTDAIRAQYGLKPLTDEEVRSTRISDGQQASANQFPWAVGVLISGSSSHSFCSGVLISRRFVLTAAVCISGSNTLTVLLGASDMTRVEEFIGVSNILSHPNYSSFFNRDDIAILTLDREAPVRDTIRPVDLPRWSDVGNSFNNWAATTAGWGNTGRRENEPIPIQNLHFAVDSVNSNFVCGLSHTFIRDTHICTSTDNGGPCNGDEGGPVTVTESGRTFLVGIHSFHYSGLFGCDRGRSAVHTRITEYLGWIQQNSDVNIQ, from the exons ATGAAGCTGTCCGCTGTGCTACTGTTGTTTGCTGCCGTCGTGCTGGGAACCACCTACTCCGTACCGGTCGATCCACAGACGATCGATTGGTCCACCGTCCGTCAGCTGCATCAAACCGATGCGATACGGGCACAGTATGGCCTGAAGCCGCTGACGGATGAGGAGGTACGCTCGACGAGGATCTCCGATGGCCAGCAGGCTTCGGCGAATCAGTTCCCGTGGGCGGTCGGTGTCCTGATCTCCGGTTCGTCCTCACACAGCTTCTGCAGCGGTGTGTTGATCTCCCGGCGCTTCGTCCTTACGGCCGCTGTGTGCATTTCGGG ATCCAACACCTTGACAGTCCTTTTGGGAGCCTCGGACATGACGCGAGTCGAGGAGTTCATCGGAGTGTCCAACATTCTGTCGCATCCGAACTACAGTTCGTTCTTTAACCGAGATGACATCGCGATCCTTACGCTGGATCGTGAGGCCCCAGTCCGGGATACGATCCGTCCGGTGGATTTGCCACGCTGGAGTGACGTTGGTAATAGCTTTAATAACTGGGCTGCCACGACCGCTGGTTGGGGTAACACTGGACGCCGTGAGAACGAGCCAATTCCGATCCAGAACCTGCACTTTGCTGTCGACTCCGTCAACTCGAACTTTGTGTGCGGATTGTCGCACACCTTCATCCGGGATACGCACATCTGCACCTCGACCGACAATGGAGGACCTTGCAAT GGTGATGAAGGTGgcccggtgacggtgaccgaGAGTGGCCGTACCTTCCTCGTCGGTATTCACTCGTTCCACTACTCCGGACTGTTTGGTTGCGATCGTGGCCGATCGGCCGTTCACACGCGCATCACCGAGTACCTGGGCTGGATTCAGCAGAACTCCGATGTGAACATCCAGTAA
- the LOC126578300 gene encoding brachyurin-like — translation MKSLSVVALLALAAFAGAEWIDIDWSQVKPIDQFDHYWSRLPAELQILRHAEPSRRIVNGEEAFPGQFPYQIALLSNFAAGGGLCGGSILTNNYILTAAHCVVDGNGALATDGTAILGAHNRINAEPTQQRIAFSQSGVFVHPSYNPTLIRNDIATVRLNSPAVFNDRVQPIDLPALSDSRTFAGLIGTASGFGRTSDALPGASDVVMYTRNPVLTNADCQSSWNIILVSDQNVCLDATGGRSVCNGDSGGPLTVQDGGNSLEIGIASFVSAQGCASGIPSVWVRVSFYRDFIAQNSDYVFRP, via the coding sequence ATGAAGTCCCTCAGTGTGGTAgcgttgttggcgttggccgCGTTTGCCGGGGCCGAGTGGATCGACATCGATTGGTCGCAGGTGAAGCCGATCGATCAGTTCGATCACTACTGGAGCCGTTTGCCAGCGGAGCTTCAGATTCTGCGTCATGCGGAACCGTCGCGTCGTATTGTCAACGGTGAGGAGGCCTTCCCCGGACAGTTCCCGTACCAGATTGCGCTGCTCAGTAATTTCGCGGCTGGCGGTGGTCTGTGCGGTGGATCCATCCTCACGAACAACTACATCCTGACGGCGGCTCACTGTGTCGTCGATGGAAATGGTGCACTGGCCACCGATGGTACGGCCATCTTGGGAGCTCACAATCGCATCAACGCGGAACCGACCCAGCAGCGCATTGCGTTCAGCCAgtccggtgtgtttgtgcatcCGAGCTACAATCCGACACTGATCCGCAACGACATCGCCACGGTGCGTCTCAACTCGCCGGCCGTCTTCAATGATCGTGTCCAGCCGATCGATCTGCCAGCCCTCTCCGATAGCCGCACGTTTGCTGGACTGATCGGAACTGCCTCTGGGTTCGGTCGCACGTCCGATGCCCTTCCTGGTGCCTCCGACGTTGTCATGTACACGCGCAACCCGGTATTGACGAACGCCGATTGCCAGAGCTCCTGGAACATCATCCTGGTGTCGGACCAGAACGTGTGCCTCGATGCGACCGGTGGACGCTCCGTGTGCAACGGTGATTCCGGTGGTCCGCTGACCGTCCAGGATGGTGGCAACAGTTTGGAGATCGGTATTGCCTCGTTCGTGTCGGCACAGGGCTGTGCCTCGGGTATCCCGTCGGTTTGGGTGCGTGTCTCCTTCTACCGGGACTTTATTGCCCAGAACTCGGACTACGTGTTCCGTCCTTAA
- the LOC126576640 gene encoding transmembrane protease serine 9-like: MKSLSVIVLLVIASAAAQAAITRLEDINWAEVRPVQESPLFKANRAASGVEQLLAKLDKVQAQPPPVRSSRINNGVVVGPTDIPYIVGVLVSVESGTYFCGGVLVSRTHVLTSGTCVEGQSSITVLLGASDISRAQDFVLVDHVRVHPDFSSFFQANDLAILTLSRAPRFSDQIQVARLPRRSQVGESFNNVWTTISGWGETASNTGEALPMQELRSVRSQVISNFSCTISFPLYLRSSNVCTSSDGGAPCVGDEGGPVTIVEEDGGSTVIAIHSYTYSRGCTRSWPAVHTRVTDYLNWIEIYTGANIRAKMSKCSVVLLVVTAIVATASGEIRSVHDVDWSRVQRFYDRNLDVPDRRINNGVIATPSDVPWAVALLISLTSGTNFCGGALISPTHVLTAASCVDGQSPSSITAMLGASTIATTSDFVPVSHVRVHPDYSSFLERDDIAILTLSRQPRWNDQIQIINLPRRMYIGHSFNNYITTISGWGETGTNTGEPLPMPNLRFIRSPVITNLSCDLNFLLTNIRNTHICTTTDGGAPCIGDQGAPVTVSENGETFLIGIHVFTASRCERGRPAVHVRLTEYMNWLELNTDAEIRQ; the protein is encoded by the exons ATGAAGTCTCTATCAgtgatcgtcctgctggtAATCGCTAGTGCCGCTGCTCAGGCAGCCATTACGCGTCTCGAAGACATTAACTGGGCCGAAGTGCGTCCGGTCCAGGAGAGCCCACTGTTCAAGGCGAACCGTGCAGCGAGCGGCGTCGAGCAGCTGTTGGCCAAGCTTGACAAGGTGCAAGCCCAACCGCCACCAGTGCGCAGCTCACGTATCAACAATGGTGTCGTGGTTGGACCGACCGATATTCCGTACATTGTCGGAGTGCTCGTATCGGTCGAAAGTGGTACCTACTTTTGCGGTGGAGTACTTGTTTCGCGTACGCACGTTCTCACCTCCGGTACCTGTGTCGAGGGACAATCTTCGATCACGGTACTGCTCGGTGCAAGCGATATAAGCCGCGCACAGGACTTTGTTCTCGTGGACCACGTTCGAGTGCATCCGGATTTCAGTTCCTTCTTCCAGGCGAACGATCTGGCCATCTTGACGCTTTCGCGCGCTCCACGATTCAGTG ATCAAATTCAAGTCGCTCGACTTCCACGCCGTTCCCAGGTTGGTGAGTCATTCAACAACGTCTGGACCACTATCAGCGGTTGGGGAGAGACGGCCTCGAATACCGGTGAAGCGTTGCCAATGCAGGAACTTCGTTCGGTGCGCTCCCAGGTGATCAGTAACTTCAGCTGCACGATAAGCTTCCCGCTGTATCTGCGTTCGTCCAACGTTTGTACCTcgtccgatggtggtgcaccgtgtgtg GGTGATGAAGGAGGGCCGGTGACGATTGTAGAGGAAGATGGTGGATCGACGGTGATCGCGATCCACTCGTATACCTACTCACGAGGATGTACCCGAAGCTGGCCGGCCGTACATACGCGTGTGACCGATTATCTGAACTGGATCGAAATCTACACCGGAGCTAACATTCGTGC TAAGATGTCCAAGTGTTCCGtggtactgctggtggtgacggccATTGTTGCCACCGCATCGGGTGAGATCCGGTCCGTCCACGATGTCGACTGGAGCCGTGTCCAGCGGTTTTACGATCGGAATCTTGACGTTCCGGACCGTCGCATCAACAACGGTGTCATCGCCACTCCGTCCGATGTTCCGTGGGCTGTCGCACTGTTGATTTCGCTTACATCCGGAACGAACTTTTGCGGTGGAGCGCTGATCTCACCGACACACGTCCTCACCGCTGCGTCCTGCGTGGACGGTCAAAGCCCATCCTCGATTACGGCTATGCTGGGGGCGAGCACTATTGCCACGACGTCCGACTTTGTGCCCGTGTCGCACGTTCGCGTTCATCCGGATTACAGTTCGTTCTTGGAGCGCGATGATATCGCCATCTTGACGCTGTCCCGTCAACCTCGCTGGAATG ATCAAATTCAAATCATCAATCTACCGCGCCGTATGTACATCGGACACTCGTTCAACAActacatcaccaccatctccgGTTGGGGTGAAACCGGTACCAACACCGGTGAGCCACTGCCGATGCCCAATCTGCGCTTCATCCGTAGCCCGGTCATCACTAATCTGAGCTGCGATTTGAACTTCCTGCTGACGAACATCCGCAATACGCACATCTGTACTacgaccgatggtggtgcaccgtgTATCGGCGATCAGGGTGCTCCGGTGACGGTGAGCGAGAACGGTGAAACCTTCCTTATCGGTATCCACGTGTTTACCGCTTCTCGCTGCGAGCGTGGCCGTCCGGCCGTCCATGTTCGCCTCACGGAGTACATGAACTGGCTCGAGCTGAACACGGACGCTGAAATTCGTCAGTAG
- the LOC126578301 gene encoding brachyurin-like has translation MKSISVVALLALAAFAGAEWIDIDWSQVKPIDQFDHYWSRLPAELQVLRNAVPSQRIVNGVEALPGQFPYQIALLSNFATGTGLCGGSVLTNNFILTAAHCVVGGNDALATGGTAILGAHNRIEVEPSQQRIAFTQAGVFVHPGYLASTIRNDIATVRLNSPAQFNARVQPIRLPARSDGRTFAGMEGTASGFGRTSDANPNSAAVISFTRNPILSNAQCNTFWSTTWVQDQNICLSAVGDRTICHGDSGGPLTIQDGGSSVEVGISSFVSAAGCVSGMPSAFVRVSFYRDWIAQNSDYVFAA, from the coding sequence ATGAAGTCCATCAGTGTGGTAGCGTTGCTGGCATTGGCCGCGTTTGCCGGTGCCGAGTGGATCGACATCGATTGGTCGCAGGTGAAGCCGATCGATCAGTTCGATCACTACTGGAGTCGTCTGCCGGCCGAATTGCAAGTGCTCCGGAATGCAGTTCCTTCCCAGCGTATCGTAAATGGAGTGGAAGCCCTACCCGGTCAGTTCCCGTACCAGATTGCGTTGCTTAGCAACTTCGCCACGGGAACCGGTTTGTGCGGTGGATCTGTCCTCACAAATAACTTCATCCTGACGGCGGCTCACTGTGTCGTTGGAGGAAATGATgcgctggccaccggtggaacgGCCATCTTGGGGGCTCACAATCGCATTGAAGTGGAACCGAGTCAGCAGCGTATCGCCTTTACTCAGGCTGGCGTCTTCGTGCACCCAGGTTACCTTGCATCGACGATCCGCAACGATATCGCCACAGTTCGCTTGAACAGCCCAGCCCAGTTCAATGCCCGCGTCCAGCCCATCCGTCTGCCAGCTCGTTCCGATGGTCGTACGTTCGCTGGAATGGAGGGAACCGCTTCCGGATTCGGTCGTACGTCCGATGCCAACCCGAATTCCGCTGCTGTCATCAGTTTCACGCGCAACCCGATCCTCTCGAACGCTCAGTGCAACACATTCTGGAGCACCACGTGGGTGCAGGATCAGAATATTTGCCTCAGTGCGGTTGGAGATCGCACGATCTGCCACGGTGATTCCGGTGGTCCACTGACCATCCAGGATGGTGGCAGCAGTGTGGAGGTTGGAATTTCTTCATTCGTTTCGGCCGCCGGTTGTGTGTCCGGAATGCCGTCGGCCTTTGTGCGTGTTTCCTTCTACCGGGACTGGATCGCACAGAACTCGGATTACGTATTCGCAGCATAA
- the LOC126578306 gene encoding collagenase-like: MKSLFVFALLLVAVSANIPRGQRVVGGDLATVGQFPYAVGLITRINILLTGQCSGSLVSANYILTAARCVSGIQNAVAVFAGVRINDPTEQGQVRITVDRFKIHPQYESEPDIYDVALIELPLPVPFSDRVRPVRLPNLRQVEATFVGQQGTYIGWGRFGEGTANSDALRFGRAQIISTLACRISLPTNTIVDEHVCTDGANSSPCQGDFGAPLTIVDADGITTQIGVFSFISILGCESGRAAVHTRMSSYLTWIGQNSDVEIRDNFVA, translated from the exons ATGAAATCGCTGTTCGTGTtcgccctgctgctggtcgccgTTTCGGCGAACATTCCACGCGGACAGCGTGTTGTCGGGGGTGACCTTGCCACCGTTGGTCAGTTCCCGTACGCCGTCGGTCTGATCACGCGTATAAACATCCTGCTGACGGGCCAGTGCTCCGGTTCGCTGGTGTCCGCCAACTACATCCTGACTGCCGCCCGTTGTGTGTCCGG AATCCAGAATGCCGTCGCTGTGTTCGCCGGTGTACGCATCAACGATCCGACCGAACAGGGCCAGGTGCGCATCACCGTGGATCGCTTCAAGATCCATCCGCAGTACGAAAGCGAGCCAGACATTTACGATGTCGCGTTGATTGAGCTGCCACTGCCGGTGCCATTCAGCGACCGTGTCCGCCCGGTGCGTCTGCCCAATCTGCGCCAGGTTGAGGCTACCTTCGTTGGACAGCAGGGCACGTACATCGGTTGGGGACGTTTCGGTGAGGGTACGGCCAACTCGGATGCTCTGCGCTTTGGTCGCGCCCAGATCATCTCGACGCTGGCCTGCCGTATCAGTCTGCCAACGAACACGATCGTCGATGAGCACGTGTGCACTGACGGTGCCAACAGCTCGCCGTGCCAGGGTGATTTCGGCGCTCCGCTAACGAtcgtcgatgccgatggcatCACCACGCAGATCGGTGTCTTCTCCTTCATCTCGATCTTGGGCTGCGAGTCGGGCCGTGCTGCCGTGCACACGCGCATGTCCTCCTACCTTACCTGGATCGGCCAGAACTCGGACGTCGAGATTCGGGACAACTTTGTCGCCTAA
- the LOC126578305 gene encoding collagenase-like, producing MKSIPLLLLLLITTISLTILAVDSVASLTVHPTKGRVVGGELATAGQFPYAVGLITHSTSIFTGRCAGSLVSANYVLTAASCVQSATSAFAYLGGLRVDDAPETGRERLLIERFILHSSFVEDGENYDVALGQLPRSVTFTDRIRPIRLPNLRQVQATFAGQQGTVFGWGRFGSGISNSAELRFGRAEVLTNLACRLNLPTNTILDAHMCTDGAVSSPCAGDNGAPLTIVDADGVTTQIGVFSFNSVLGCESGRAAVYTRLSAYLEWIGANSDVEIRDNY from the exons ATGAAGTCcataccgctgctgctgctgctgctgatcaccaCGATCTCTCTGACGATCCTGGCGGTTGATTCCGTAGCCTCACTCACCGTGCATCCGACCAAGGGTCGTGTGGTTGGTGGAGAGCTTGCCACAGCCGGCCAGTTCCCGTACGCCGTCGGTTTGATAACACACTCGACGTCCATCTTTACGGGTCGCTGTGCCGGATCGCTGGTATCGGCCAACTACGTCCTAACGGCGGCTAGCTGTGTCCAAAG TGCAACATCGGCCTTTGCCTACCTTGGAGGACTTCGGGTTGACGATGCGCCGGAAACGGGCCGTGAACGGTTGCTAATCGAGCGGTTCATTCTGCACTCGAGCTTCGTGGAGGATGGTGAAAATTATGACGTGGCACTTGGTCAGCTACCACGCAGTGTCACCTTTACGGATCGCATTCGTCCGATTCGTTTGCCGAACTTGCGCCAGGTACAGGCTACCTTCGCCGGCCAACAGGGTACGGTGTTCGGTTGGGGACGGTTCGGGTCGGGGATTAGTAATTCGGCCGAGTTGCGCTTTGGGCGTGCCGAGGTACTGACGAATCTGGCCTGCCGGTTGAACCTACCGACCAACACCATTCTGGATGCGCACATGTGTACGGATGGAGCGGTAAGCTCACCGTGCGCAGGGGATAATGGAGCACCACTGACGATCGTCGATGCGGATGGTGTCACTACGCAGATCGGAGTCTTTTCCTTTAACTCCGTGCTTGGCTGTGAGTCAGGCAGGGCTGCGGTTTACACTCGCCTTTCGGCGTATCTGGAGTGGATTGGAGCGAATTCGGATGTTGAGATACGGGATAACTATTGA
- the LOC126576639 gene encoding collagenase-like, giving the protein MEARSIDKGYRATGRPNSCIRSLVDCKTNNMRTLLLLAAVLLPATVYSLAVDPRTIDWSAVRTLEQTDAVRAAQGLPPLTDEEVRSSRIADGQIASPMQFPWAAGVLISGSSSHSFCSGVLISRRYVLTAAVCISGSNTLTVLLGASDMTRVEEFIGVSNILSHPNYSSFFNRDDIAILTLDREAPVRDTIRPVDLPRLSQVGNSFNDWAATTAGWGNTGRRENEPVPIQNLHFAVDSVTSNFRCGLSHTFIRDTHICTMTNNGGACNGDEGGPVTVTESGRTFLVGIHSFHFSGLFGCDRGRPSVHTRITEYLGWIQQNTDIVVEP; this is encoded by the exons ATGGAGGCCCGTTCAATCGATAAGGGGTATCGGGCCACCGGACGA CCGAACAGTTGTATCCGGTCGTTGGTGGATTGTAAAACGAACAACATGCGAACGTTACTGCTTCTAGCTGCCGTCCTGCTACCGGCGACGGTCTACTCCTTAGCCGTTGATCCACGGACGATCGATTGGTCTGCGGTGAGGACCTTGGAACAAACCGATGCCGTACGAGCCGCTCAAGGACTTCCACCACTCACGGATGAAGAGGTACGCTCTTCACGGATCGCCGATGGACAGATTGCCTCGCCGATGCAATTCCCCTGGGCAGCCGGTGTCCTAATCTCGGGTTCGTCCTCGCACAGCTTCTGCAGCGGTGTGCTAATCTCCCGTCGCTATGTTCTTACGGCCGCTGTGTGCATCTCAGG ATCCAACACCTTGACTGTCCTTTTGGGAGCCTCGGACATGACGCGAGTCGAGGAGTTTATCGGAGTGTCCAACATTCTGTCGCATCCGAACTACAGCTCGTTCTTTAACCGAGATGATATCGCGATTCTTACGCTGGATCGTGAGGCCCCAGTCCGGGATACGATCCGTCCGGTGGATTTGCCACGGCTCAGTCAAGTAGGAAATAGTTTCAATGATTGGgctgccactactgctggCTGGGGTAACACAGGACGCCGTGAGAACGAGCCAGTTCCCATCCAGAACCTACATTTCGCCGTTGACTCAGTGACTAGCAACTTCCGGTGCGGATTGTCGCACACCTTCATCCGGGATACGCACATCTGCACCATGACCAACAATGGAGGAGCCTGTAAT GGCGATGAAGGTGGTCCAGTGACGGTAACCGAGAGTGGCCGTACTTTCCTCGTCGGTATTCACTCGTTCCACTTCTCCGGACTGTTTGGTTGCGATCGTGGCCGCCCATCGGTGCACACTCGTATCACCGAGTATCTGGGTTGGATTCAGCAGAACACCGATATCGTTGTCGAGCCCTAG
- the LOC126576641 gene encoding uncharacterized protein LOC126576641, which translates to MASKWTKFVVTAVLLCSLACLTSGSPLVAEEPQRRILNGVEASPTDIPFIVGVLVTFPSRTYFCGGTLISPQHILSSASCVDGYRTITVMLGAYDMTLVQDFITVSSVVVHPSYSSFFESNDLSILTLSRPARLTDRVQVAQLPNRLYVGHSFNNYEATIAGWGQTGSNTGEPVPVRRLLYFRTRVITNTSCLVSFPLYIRSTNVCTSTDNGAACVGDEGGPVTVTENGQTIVIGVHSYSFSLGCQRGWPSVHIRVTEYLDWIASNSDAVTDTAGQRRDDLGATKAQSIRVGRTLTETSPTDVRALLSNEGSLNLAQIGQTHRADTVAEWHRQWQLNQRDISRVNSDLSFIVNRYTVHSLEQGNMRSTLFATLLLLVALQCFGSPVERSLGAGRRLSLPTSQKTPRIRGGVPVGPSEIPYAAGLMIQQPLGNRFCGGSLVSVNFVLTAASCFLNPGPTTVLLGASNMTVVDDIVQASEVIIHQAFVASQNLNDIALVRLSRPALLTDYIRLARLPNWRQADSQFTNQLATVSGWGALGQNAQEILPLNSLHRVNGSIITNTACNLQFFGGISDDHVCIATSNGSPCQGDQGGPLAVQDADGGQTVIGIHSFISNLGCDLDWPAVFTRVTRFLAWIEANSDVTIRSDFDFQPTPPNAVTTTTAGEPITTTEAILETTTIAPPLVSETTTEPFPPTIEPGTPAPPLPITPPPPPPSVVTLLPHIPPHRTGRPIVH; encoded by the exons ATGGCTTCGAAGTGGACAAAGTTTGTGGTCACAGCGGTGCTGCTCTGCTCACTCGCATGCCTAACCAGCGGTAGTCCTCTGGTGGCTGAGGAACCACAACGTCGGATCCTCAATGGCGTCGAGGCAAGTCCGACGGATATTCCGTTCATCGTAGGCGTACTGGTGACGTTCCCTTCGCGAACTTACTTCTGTGGTGGAACACTGATCTCCCCGCAGCACATCCTCTCCTCGGCTAGCTGTGTCGATGG CTATCGTACCATTACGGTGATGCTGGGAGCGTACGATATGACGCTGGTGCAGGACTTTATCACCGTGTCCTCGGTCGTGGTTCATCCGAGTTACAGTAGCTTCTTCGAGTCCAACGATCTATCCATCCTGACGCTGTCCCGCCCGGCACGACTTACCGACCGTGTTCAGGTGGCTCAACTACCGAACCGACTGTACGTGGGTCATTCTTTCAACAACTACGAAGCCACCATTGCCGGTTGGGGTCAGACGGGTTCGAACACCGGagaaccggtgccagtgcgtCGTTTGCTGTACTTCCGAACCCGGGTCATCACCAACACGAGTTGCCTGGTGAGCTTCCCACTTTATATACGCTCGACGAATGTCTGCACATCGACCGACAACGGGGCCGCTTGTGTTGGCGACGAAGGAGGTCCGGTAACGGTCACCGAGAACGGACAAACGATTGTGATCGGTGTGCATTCGTACAGCTTCTCCCTGGGCTGCCAACGGGGTTGGCCTTCGGTGCATATTCGTGTTACGGAATATCTGGATTGGATCGCTAGTAACTCCGATGCGGTG ACTGATACGGCAGGCCAGCGTCGAGATGATCTGGGCGCGACCAAAGCGCAGAGCATCCGAGTTGGCCGTACCCTCACCGAAACGTCCCCAACCGATGTACGTGCCCTGCTGTCCAACGAAGGTAGCCTCAACCTGGCGCAGATTGGGCAGACGCACCGGGCGGACACGGTCGCTGAATGGCACCGGCAGTGGCAGCTCAATCAACGCGACATC TCACGAGTCAACAGCGACCTTTCGTTCATCGTTAATCGCTACACGGTGCACTCTCTGGAACAGGGCAACATGAGGAGCACGTTATTcgccacactgctgctgctggttgcacTGCAATGCTTCGGAAGTCCTGTGGAGCGATCGCTAGGTGCCGGGAGGCGCCTTTCACTTCCAACATCACAGAAAACACCGCGCATCCGAGGCGGTGTACCGGTGGGTCCGTCGGAGATTCCCTACGCAGCGGGATTGATGATCCAGCAGCCCCTCGGTAATCGCTTCTGTGGTGGATCCCTAGTGTCCGTCAATTTCGTCCTAACGGCTGCCAGCTGCTTCCTCAA TCCCGGTCCCACGACTGTTCTGCTGGGTGCTTCCAATATGACCGTCGTCGATGATATTGTGCAGGCGAGCGAGGTCATCATTCACCAGGCGTTCGTCGCCAGTCAAAACCTTAACGACATAGCCTTGGTTCGGCTTTCACGGCCGGCTCTCCTCACCG ATTACATCCGATTAGCTCGACTGCCGAACTGGAGACAGGCGGATTCACAGTTCACCAATCAGCTGGCGACGGTGAGCGGTTGGGGGGCGCTGGGCCAGAACGCCCAGGAGATACTCCCGCTGAACAGTTTGCATCGTGTGAACggttccatcatcaccaacaccgccTGCAATCTGCAGTTCTTCGGTGGGATCTCCGATGATCATGTGTGCATTGCGACGAGCAACGGATCACCCTGCCAAGGGGACCAGGGTGGTCCACTGGCGGTCCAGGATGCGGACGGTGGCCAAACCGTGATCGGCATTCATAGCTTCATCTCGAATCTGGGCTGTGATCTGGATTGGCCGGCAGTGTTTACGCGTGTTACCCGCTTCCTGGCCTGGATCGAGGCCAACTCGGATGTTACCATTCGGTCGGATTTCGATTTCcagccaacaccaccaaatgccgtgaccaccaccactgcgggCGAGCCGATAACGACGACAGAAGCGATTTTGGAAACGACAACCATAGCACCGCCATTGGTTTCGGAAACAACGACTGAGCCCTTCCCACCGACCATTGAACCTGGGACTCCAGCGCCACCACTGCCAATCaccccaccgccaccaccaccatccgttgTAACGCTGTTGCCACACATTCCTCCTCACAGAACCGGTCGTCCCATCGTCCACTAA